Below is a genomic region from Paenibacillus rhizovicinus.
ACTTTCTCCATCGGCCGCTTGACGTAATGAATGTACTCGACAGCCAGATGATGCGCGGGTTTCTTGCCGGAGAGGAGTCGCCGAAGCGTCGACATGGATTGATAAGTACGCTCTTCCTGCATACGGCGTTTCTCATAACGCTCCACCATCTGCTCAATCTCTACGATCTCTTGCTCTCTCTTGGCGATGTACGTACTTAGGAAAGGTATAACTTCCGCTGCCTTACGATGTTTCAAACGAAAAGGCGGGGTATAGGAAATCGGTTCCGTCATGATAACCACCCTATCCTTAGATGTCATGTATAGTTACAATAACTATCTTACATGATCAACAACCGTTTGAAAACCATTTTTTAAACAAAAAAAGTGGCAATTATTTGACGCCAATGTCAGCTCCCATGACACCAATCAACTGCCCGTCCTTCGAACGGATCGGAACCGAGACGGTCACGCACGGTTTCTTCGTGATGGCGGATATGTACGCGGCGGACGTAAACGGACGGCCTTGCATCGCGCCTCTCCACCATTCACGCCCTTTGGCATTCAGCAGGCCCGCTTCCGGCTGAGAGAAAATAAACGATCCGTCGTCCCGGTTGGACCAGACGGCTTCGATCTCCGGCAAGGAATGCAGGAAGGCCGTCAACGCGCCGCGATGCGTCGTTTCGTCAAGATCCGAAATCGCTTCCCCCGCCGCAAGCCGGTTCAGCTTCGCTACAATCTCGGCGGCATCGAATTGAATGTCCTTCGTCAAATGGCTGCCGCCCACTTGCGCGATCGCTGTCGTCAAGGCCGAAGCCGATTTGTCCAAATTGCTGCTGACCCGGTCGAGCTTATGGACTTGATGCCGCTGCTTCTGCGTGTAAATTAACGTACGGTCTACGCTCTCCAAGGTTTGATTGACCGCTTCCACGACATCCTTCAGCATATCCGTCGTATGCGACATGCTCTTCGTTTGCCGTTTGCTCGCCTCATTGCTCTTGCTTACCAGCTTATCGACTTCATCGATCCGGGTGAAAATCACGTCCATCCGGTTCTTGGTCTGCGCCATCTCGGCCACGCCTTGATCGACAGCCGCCTTCTCGGCGTCAACGGAAGCTACGACCTGCCGCACGCCTTGCTCGATTCCTTCTACCAGCCCCGAAGAACGGCGAACCGCCTCATGGCTCTGTTCGGCGAGCTTCTTGATTTGCTGCGCGACGACGGCAAAGCCGCGGCCGTATTCGCCGGCATGCGCGGCTTCGATGGAGGCGTTCAGCGCAAGCAGCGAGGTTTGGGCCACGATTTCTTGAATAAAATCATTGATCTCGTTGATTTTGGACGTTTGCTCGATGAGTTCGCGGATATTGCGGTCCATCTCCGCATTGTGCTGCCGAAGATCGTTCATGACTTGATCCGTATTCGTGAGCGAACGGCATACGTCGAGCACGATCGCTTTGGTCTCTTTGCTCTCCGCATCCAGCTGCTGGGCCGCTGCGCTGATCTGATCCGCGGAAGACGCAACTTCCTGCAGCGTCGAGAACGTTTCGCCGATCCGTTCCATCGCCCGCCCGCTGCAATCGCGCAGCCCGCTTTCCGTAATAACCGATTGGTCCGCGATATCCGTCAATTGGCCTACCGCTTGATTCACTTCTTCTACCGCCGCAGTCAATTGATCCGAAATAACCATGGACTCGTTGATTAACTGGGAGAATACGCCATCCTCTTCCGTTTCCGTAGGTTTGCCCGAAGTACTTCGTCCCCATAATCGCTGCAGCGTCGCCATAGAACTCCCCCTTGGTCGATAATTGTCAGAATTAAATAACAGTATAGGACAAGATTTGACAAAAGAAAAGAGGGACCGCTTCAGGGTCCCTCTCTTCGACTGCGGGGCAGTCGTTTTATTTCTCCGCTTTTTGCGAAGCGTTTTTAGCCGCTGCGTTTGCGCTTGCCGCGTTTTCGGACGCGAATTCCGCGTTGTATTTGGATTGACCTGCGTTAAATTTATTGTTTTTGTTTTTCGCCATGATGCTCACCTCCCCGTACAACACTTATTATGTCAGGGTGGCAAGGCGATTATGTAATAGATAATCGAACTTATTCCGCTCGCATCAGTTGGGCATCCATTGCTGCAAACGTCGCTTGGTACGATGAATTCGCGCCTTAATCGTCCCCACCGGCACATTCCAGGCCGCAGCGATTTCCTGGTCCTTATAACCGTAATAAAATTTGTACAAGAGGAGCGCGCTTGTCCGAGGATCGAGCGATTCCAGCAGATCCCGGATCTCCAGCAAGATCTCCCGTTCATCCCGCGAGGATGGCCTGTCATCGCTTAAATCGCGATCACCGGAAGGTAAAATTCGTTCGGACTGCTTATTAATTGTACGCGCCGCATTGGCTGTAATGACCTTCGCCCACGAATGGAATTTATCCTCCTCGCGAAGCGATTCCCGATGCGTCAATATGCGAACCCATGCTTCTTGAACGGCATCCAGGGCATCCGATTTGTTGTATACTTTCGACAAAGCGACTGCAATCATCTCATTGTACAGCTGCAGCAGCTTGTCCTCCAACATATCGAATTTCAGCGGCTTCCGATTACTTGAATCTCCGATCCGATCCTGATCGACATTCACCCGTAACCGCCCCCAATTTAGAAATGATAACGTTTACATTTATGATAGCACAGTCATTTGATAAAAAAAAGAGAAGGTTCAACAACTTTCGTCGCAGCCTTCTCTTGCCGTCCTAGGACTCCAGTAACGAACGCGGCAGCGTCTTCTCGGCGGTAACCGCCTCGTTCAGCTCGGTCACGCGCGCCTCGGTCAGTTTCCCGTTGCCCCGCTTAAGGACGTATACCGTCACCTTGCGTTTGCCCCATTGCTTAAATACCTGTTTCCTTGTTTCGAAATAGAGGTCGATCTTCCTGCCCTTGATCGCGGAGCCCGTATCTGCGACGATGCCGTAACCGTAGCCCGGCACGTAAAGAACGGTCCCGATCGGGAACACCTTCGGATCCGCCGCGATCGTGGATACGAAATCACGGCGGACTTTAACGCCGGAATACGTGATGCCGTATTGCGGATGCCCCGGCTTCTTGCCGGTCGACTCCACGCCGGCCGTATAGCCGGTGGCAACGACTTGCATATGATGAAGGTTTTTGGCCTTTATGGATGACATGGCCGGCATCCCGATTTCAGACGGTTCTTTATGGTTCTGGGATTTAACGTCCTTCATGCCGGCAGCCTTGCATTCGGCATACAGCGCCTGTCCGAATAATAGAAGCGCAGCCGCGCAAGCGAGCAAGATACGGTGAAGCGATAAAAAGCTTGTCGTCATTTGGGTTTGCAAGCCTCCTAGGATGCATAGGCGAGCAGTTCCGCGCAAGCGGAACGACCAGCCTTAGCAGGAAGGATACCCAACGACGACAAGCTTTATGCGGCGGTCATTTCCGCTTACCGATGAACCTCGCGTTAAATGCGCTTCGTAGCGATTTCGTCCTGCAGCAAAGCGATCAATTCCGCTACCGGCATCGAGCCGATGTCGCCTTCGCCGCGTTTGCGGACGGAAACGGACTCGGACTGCGCTTCGTTCTCGCCGACAACGAGCATGTAAGGCGCTTTCTCTAGCTGCGCTTCACGAATCTTGTAGCCAAGCTTCTCGTTGCGCAGATCGGATTCGACGCGAATTCCGGCCAATTGCAGCTTCTCTTCCAGATCGCGCGCATAGCCTTCGTATGCCGTCGATACCGGAATGATCTTCGCTTGGATCGGAGATAGCCAGAGCGGCAGCGCGCCAGCGAAGTTCTCGAGCAAGAACGCTGTCATGCGCTCCATCGTGCTGATAATGCCGCGGTGAATAACGACCGGACGGTGTTTCTTGCCGTCGTCGCCGACATATTCAAGCTCGAAGCGCTCGGGCAGCAGGAAGTCGAGCTGTGCCGTGGAGAGCGTTTCTTCTTTGCCAAGCGCCGTCTTGATTTGAACGTCGAGCTTCGGACCGTAGAAGGCCGCTTCGCCTTCCGCTTCGAAGAACGGCAAGCCAAGCTCCTCGACGACCTCGCGCAGCATGCGCTGCGACATTTCCCACATCTCGTCGTTCGGGAAGTACTTCTCCGTATCCTGCGGATCGCGGTACGAGAGACGGAAGCGGTATTCCTTGATACCGAAATCCTCATACACCTGACGGATCAGGTTGATAACGCGGCTGAACTCTTCCTTGATCTGGTCCGGACGCGCGAAGATATGCGCATCGTTCAGCGTCATCGCGCGTACGCGGTGCAGACCCGTAAGGGCGCCGGACATTTCGTAACGGTGCATCGTGCCGAGTTCGGCTACGCGAACCGGCAGATCGCGGTACGAACGCATTTCGCTTTTGAACACCATCATATGATGCGGACAGTTCATCGGACGGAGCACGAGCTCCTCGTTGTCCATGATCATTTTCGGGAACATGTCTTCGCTGTAGTGCTCCCAGTGACCGCTTGTTTTGTACAGTTCCACGTTCGCGAGAACCGGCGTGTATACGTGCTGGTAGCCCAGACGCTCCTCAAGATCGACGATGTAACGCTCCATCGTTCTGCGCACGCGCGCGCCGTTCGGCAGCCAGAGCGGCAAGCCTTGACCGACTTCGCGGGAGAACGTGAACATTTTCAGCTCTTTGCCCAGTTTGCGGTGATCGCGCTTCTTCGCCTCTTCCAGGAAATGCAGATGCTCGTCAAGCTGCGCTTTCTTCGGGAAAGCCGTGCCGTAGATGCGCTGCAGCATTTTGTTCTTCGAATCGCCGCGCCAGTAAGCGCCGGCAATGCTGAGCAGCTTGAACGCCTTGATGCGGCCCGTGGACGGCAAATGCGGTCCGCGGCAAAGGTCGAAGAATTCGCCCTGGTCATAAATGGTCAGCTGCACATTCTCAGGCAAATCGCGGATCAGCTCCAGCTTCAGCGGATCGTTGATTTCCGTGAAGATCGCGATCGCTTCGTCGCGGCCGACGACGCGGCGGCGAATCGGCAAGTCTTCCTTCACGATGCGCTCCATTTCTTTCTCGATTTTCTCGAGGTCCTCGGCAGTGAGCGTCTCGTCCATATCGATGTCATAGTAGAATCCGTCTTCGATAACCGGACCGATCCCCAGCTTTACATTGCGCTCGGGATACAGGCGTTTGATTGCCTGCGCCATTAAATGCGCCGTGCTGTGGCGGTATACTTCCAGCCCGTCTGCGGAATCCAGCGTCACGATTTCGAGCGCGGCATCTCCTTCGAGCGGCGTGTAAATATCGACGACCTTGCCGTCCACTTTGCCTGCGATCGCGTTCTTCCGCAAGCCCGTGCTGATGGAACCCGCTACCTCTTCGATTGTCGTGCCTTGTTCGTATTCCCGGACGGCGCCGTCCGGCAGCTTCACTTGAATAGCCATGATTTCGTTCCTCCTGAGCTGTTTATGGTTTGCTGCGGCTTGCGCGCCCAACAAAAAAAGCACGCATCCCCGCGAAGGGACGAGTGCTTGTAAATGACCCGTGGTTCCACCCTAGTTCAATCGGCGCGCCGCATAAGCCGCCAAGCCGATCCTTGTAGACGTTCTGTAACGGAAACGATCCGGTGCAGCTTACCGCCAAGCCAAAGCCCGGTTTCAACTTCACAGCTACAAAGGGGTATATCAACGCTGCAACGCGAGGAAATTTCAGCCTGGTTTCCTCTCTCTGGAACGCGCGGGACGATGATACATGTCTTTGTCAACGCTTTTTCATACTTGTCATTATAAACTTTGGCGTCTTGCCGGTCAAGCCCGTTTCACCATCGGCCAGGCCTGCTCATGGAATCACGTTGCGAATGCGAATTTCCGCCGAAGCCTCTGCCGTAGCGGCAAGCGGTTTATCCGACTCCTCGAACAGAAAGCTGCATTGGCTGCACGAGCTGCATAACCGGACCCGCTGTTCGAAAATCGTCTCCAGCGTTCGCATGACCGGCAGCTCCGGCTGCCTGGTATGAATGACGATTTGCTGCGGCGACACCGTGATCAGCGTACTGACGATCATGTCTTCCATGTTCATTTCCGACTCCAGCATTTCCGCGACGATCCGGTCGGCCGGGACGGTATCCAGCAGCTGAAATTGATGGTCGTAGAGCACGAAATCGCTTCCGCCTTTATGGAGCACGTGGACGATGGGAAGTTTGACCTCCTGCATCCGCACGAAATATTTCAGCAGCGAAATGAACTCCTGATATTGTTTATCCATCACATACTCATCGACCGCGTAGGCCACGACATCTTTGAGCTCCTGCCAATAGGTGGCCAGACGGAACGAAACGAATCCATCCAAGTGCAGCCGGGTGTTGCTGGCGATGAACGTCTCCAGTTCGTCGGCGACCTTACCTAGGCGCCGCTCCAAGTCCGAAAGACGCATATCGGCCGCATTATCTTCCTCCTGCGTCGCGATTGCGGCCGTTCCGTACAAAATATTGTGGCAATACCGCGACAGCGCTTCGATCTCGGCAGCGTCCTCATAATGAAACTGCTTCCGGATGATTGCCTTCAGGAGCATCGGCTCCAGCTCGTTCATGACATAGCGGGCAAACGCGCCGGCCGCTTTGCGGTAAATCGGGGGACCATCCTTTTCCAGCTGGAAATGCGGCAAATCCGCTCTGCATTGAATGGCCATACCCTCATAATCGGGCCGCAGAAACCCAGCAGGACTGCCATTGTCGTCACTATGTAAATCGACGAATTCTTCGCTCAGATAACGATGAAGGCGATCAATCGCTTCATGAGAAGCCGAGTGTAAAGAAACAGTGAAAAGTTCCATAGGCTCACTCCTAAAAGTTTTTGGAACACTGAAAGCCGGAATTTTACCGGCGGCGGCAAACAAAAACTACATCGGAAGCATATGCTTAAGTTTTTGGAACACTGAAAGCCGGAATTTTACCGGCGGTGGCAAACAAAAACTGCCTCGGAAGCATAAGCTTAAGTTTTTGGAACACTGAAAGCCGGAATTTTACCGGCGGTGGCAAACAAAAACTACATCGGAAGCATATGCTTAAGCTTTTGCGCCGCACGGGGCGAGTTATTTGAGTAAACCTTGATTTTATGCGTTTTAGCTCGGCCAAGCTTCCTCTAGATCACGCTTTCTCACTTCCTTAACAGTATATGGTTCTGCGAAAGCAGATATACGATGTATGCTCTGCCTGCGCTGGCCGACGGCTGGAATGAAAGGCGGATCTTGGATGCCCCGAACGCCAAAAAAGCTCCCCCATCCGCGGATAGCACCGCCGATGAAGAAGCTTCGTTTAACGACAACCTGTTAGTTTTGCATGATAAAATCGTTCTGCGCTTGCTCGGACTCTTCGTACACTTTCAAAATATCGTATTTCGTGTTCCGCTGCGCAGGAATTTTGCCCGCTTCGCGGATAATGCGCAGCGTCGAGCCGATGTTGACCTTATGCGTCGTTCCCGCAGCGGAGACGACATTCTCCTCGATCATCGTGCTGCCGAAGTCGTTACAGCCGTACGAGAGCGTCAACTTGCCGATTTCCGGCCCCATCGTGACCCACGACGACTGGAAATTGTCGATATTGTCCAGCGTGATCCGGCTGATCGCCAATGTCTTCAAGTACTCTTCCGGCGTCGCTTTCTCCCGCTTCATATTCGTGTTCTCCGGCTGGAACGTCCACGGAATGAACGCCAGGAAGCCTTTGGAGTCATAGCCGTTCGCGATGCAATCGTCCTGCGCTTCGCGGACGCGAAGCAGGTGAAGCGCGCGCTCCTCCATCTCTTCCCCGAAGCCGATAACCATGGTCGCGGTCGCATTCATGCCGATTCTGTGGCCTGTGCGCATGACGTCCATCCAGTCCGTCCAAGACCCCTTAAGCCGGCTGATCTTCCGTCTCGTCCGGTCATCCAGAATTTCGCCGCCTCCGCCCGGCAAGGAATCGAGGCCCGCCTGATTCAGCTCGCGCAGCACCTGTTCCAGCGACAAACCCGATATGGTGACCATCTTCTGAATTTCCGCCGGCGAGAACGAATGCATCGTAATGTCGGGGAAATGCTGTTTGATTTTACGCAAAATATCCAAGTAATACGAGAACGGCAGATCCGGGTTAACGCCGCCCTGCATCAGAATTTCCGTTCCGCCGACGTCGATTGTTTCCTGGATTTTCTTCAGGATCGTGTCGTCCGACAGCACGTAGCCTTCCTTCGAGCCCGGCGCGCGGTAGAATGCGCAGAACCGGCAATATACGTCGCATACGTTCGTATAGTTAATGTTGCGTCCCACGACGAAAGTCGTGATCGGCTCGGGATGTTTACGAATCATCAGCTGATTCGCGACATGCCCCATTTTCTCGATTTCATCCGATTCGAACAGCGTGACGCAATCTTCCAGCCCGATCCGTTCTCCCTGCAATGCTTTATCTAAAATACGATCGATGTTAGCCAATGCAAAAGCCTCCTTCATTCCACATTTCCGTACCCATGTAGGTTCAATTTATACTACCACAATTGAAATAAGCCGTCATTCGACGTCCGGGCAAGCATACCTCCGCCAAAACGAATAAAAACGCGGCTAGTCCCGCCGGACTGCCGCGTATTGCTCTATTTGCGCCGAATTAACCGTTAAGCGCCTGATCCAAATCGGCGATCAGGTCGTCGATGTCTTCCAAGCCGACGGAGTAGCGAAGCAGACCGTCGGTGATGCCCCGTTCATGGCGCACTTCTTGCGGCATCGCCGCGTGCGACATCATGGCCGGGTAAGACAAAATGCTCTCGACGGCGCCAAGGCTTACCGCAACGAGCGGAATCTTCACGCGGCTCAGCACCGCTTTCGCGCGATCGCCGTCGCCGACGTCGAAGGAGACGACCGCCCCGTAGCCTTTGGACTGCTTCTCGTGGATTTCCCGGCGCGGATGATCCGCCAGCCCTGGGAAATAAACGCGGGTTACCGCCGGATGGACGTTCAGCCACTCCGCCAGCTTGCGGGCGCTCTGCTCGCTGTGGGCCATGCGTGCCTGCAGCGTCTTCATGCCGCGCATCAGCAGCCAGGATTCCTGAGCGCCAAGCACGGTGCCGAGCCCGTTCTGCAGCTGTTTCAAGCGGCGTCCCAGACCCTCGTCTGCCACGACGGCCAGTCCGGCCAATACGTCGCTGTGGCCGCCGAGGAATTTCGTCGCGCTGTGCAGGACGACATCCACGCCAAGCTCGATCGGGCGCTGATGGTACGGCGTCATGAACGTATTGTCCAGCAGCGTAATGAGATCATGCGATTTTGCCCATGCGGCAATTTCGCCGATATCCGTGATTTTCAACGTCGGATTGGACGGCGTTTCCATGAACACCGCCTTCGTATTCGAACGGAGCGCTGCCTTCACCGCATCGAAATCCGTCATGTCCACGAACGTCGACTCGATGCCGAGACGGTTCAGAACGGTCGTCAGCAGGCGATACGTGCCGCCGTACACATCCTCGGTCACGATGACGTGATCGCCGTTCGAGAACAGCAGGAATGCCGTCGAGATCGCCGCCATGCCGGATGCGAACGCGAAACCGCGCACGCCGCCTTCCAGCAACGTAATATAATCTTCCAGCGCTTGGCGCGTCGGATTGCCGGAACGGCTGTAGTCGTGCACCGGCGGGTTGAAAATATCGTGGTGATGGAACGTCGACGCCTGATAGATCGGCACACTGGAGGCGCCGGTATGCTCGTCGATTTCATTGCCAAAATGAATCAGCTTCGTCGCGAATTTCGTTTCGGGTTTATTGCCATTGTTGGTATTGGATTGCTGTTCAGACATCGGTTAAGCCTCCTCGATTTCACGTTTTGCCGCTTCGAATGCTTGCGCCAAATCCGCGATCAAGTCATCCTGATGCTCGATGCCGACGGAGAAGCGAAGAAGACGGTCGTCCACGCCGATTTTCTGGCGAATTTCCAGCGGAATGTCGGCATGCGTTTGCACGGCCGGGTAAGTCATCAGCGATTCCACGCCTCCGAGGCTCTCGGCGAACGCGATCAGCTTGACGTGGCGCAGAATCGGCTCCACGTAGGCGGCATTCTTCAAGCGGAAAGAGAAAATGCCCGTGTTGCCGGAAGATTGGCGGTTTTGCACGTCGTGGCCGGGATGATGCGGAAGCGCCGGATAGTAAACCTCGTCCACCGCCTCATGGGCAAGCAGCCAGTTTGCGATCGCGGTCGCATTGGACTGGTGACGTTCCATGCGCAGCGCCAGCGTCTTCATGCCGCGCATCAGCAGCCAGGAATCCTGCGGGCCCAATACGGCGCCGAGGGAATTGTGCAAGAAGGCCATCTGCTCGGACAGCTCCTTGCCCTTCGTCACGATCAGGCCGGCAAGCACATCGTTATGGCCGCCCAAATACTTCGTCGCGCTGTGAACGACGATGTCCGCGCCAAGCTCGATCGGACGTTGGAAGAACGGCGTCAGCAGCGTGTTGTCCACGATGGACAGCAGGTTCTTGGATTTCGCCCAAGCGCAGACGCGCTCCAAATCCGTGATCATCATGAGCGGGTTAGTCGGCGTTTCGATCAGAATCGCTTTGGTCGACGGCGTACAGAGCGTGTTCAGCGAATCGATGTCGTTCGTGTCCACGTACGAGGCCGTAACGCCGAAACGGCTCATAATCCGCTCAAGCAGACGGTATGTACCGCCGTATAGGTCAAGGGAAACAAGGAGGTGGTCTCCTTGCCCGAATAGCGAGAAAATAGTCGTCAGCGCAGCCATGCCGCTGCTGCAGGCGAAGCCGGCATCGCCGGATTCCAGCCCAGCTGCCGCTTCCTCCAGCACCGTGCGCGTCGGGTTCTTCGTGCGGGAATAATCGAACCCGGTGCTTTCGCCGAGGCGCGGATGACGGAATGCGGTCGATTGATAGACAGGGAAACTAACAGCCCCGGTAACGGGCTCTTTAATGGATCCAATTTGCGCTAAACGGCTTTCGATTTTCATAGACGTAGTCTCCCTCTCCTATTGATATATAAGATGCTGCTGCGAATTAAATTAAATTCCAGCGCCCAGATCGTACGGCGTTTGTTGATATACGTAATAATTCAACCAGTTCGAGAATAACAGGTTCGCATGCGCGCGCCAAGTGGACAGCGGTTGTTTCGAAGGATCGTCGTTCGGATAATAATTTTTCGGAATCGCAATGTCCATCCCTTTGGCTACGTCGCGATCGTATTCCGACTTGAGCGAGCACGGATCGTATTCGGAGTGGCCCGTCACGAAAATTTGCCGTCCGTTGCGGGAAGCCGCAATGTACACGCCGGCATCGGGAGACGAGGACAAGATATCCAGATCGTTCACGGCCTCGACGTCCTCGCGGCGGACTTCCGTGTGACGCGACTGCGGCACGAAGAACTGCTCGTCGAAGCCTCTCATCAGCGGCACGTTGCGTTTATCGACCTGATGCGGGAACACGCCGAACATTTTCTCCTTCAGGTCGTACTTCTGAATGCCGTAGTGGTGGTACAAGCCGGCCTGCGCGCCCCAACAGATATGGAACGTCGAGGTTACCTTGCGCGTGGACCAGTCCATGATGTCCTTTAGTTCTTCCCAATAGTTCACTTCTTCAAAAGGAAGGGTTTCTACGGGAGCGCCGGTGATGATCATGCCGTCGTAATACTCGTGCTTGATATCGTCGAACGTTTTATAGAAGGACTCCAGATGCTGGGAAGACGTGTTCTTGGACGTATGCGTCTTCGGATGAAGCAGCACGACTTCCACTTGAAGCGGCGTGTTGCCGATCAGCCTCAGCAGCTGGGTCTCGGTTACTTCCTTGGTCGGCATCAGATTGAGAATCGCGATCCGCAGCGGGCGGATATCCTGATGGTAAGCGAAGCTCTCTTCCATGACGAAGATATTCTCTTCCGTGAGAATGTCCTTCGCAGGCAATTGGTCGGGTACTTTAATCGGCATGTCTGCTCACTCCAATCGTGTCTATTTTCCGAATATAAGAAAGGATAAGCGTGCGACACCTTTTCTTATATTTCTAAGATAAGAAACCTGCCGCCGCATCGGACGGCGACAGCCGTTTCTTCTTGTGAGGAGCGCAATGAAAATAACCCCTCTCTGGCAGAGAGGGGCATAACTGTATCGTTCATGCGCCTCTCATCTCTCAGAAACATACGTTTCCGCAAGAATTAGCACCGTGCGTTCACACGCCGGTTGCCGGGCTTCATCGGGCTAGTCCCTCCGCCTGCTCTTGATAAGAAAGCTTGCTTATTTAATTGTGAAATCATGTTATGGGAATACTTTAAATCATTCCTCCGCCTACGTCAAGAGACCCCTCTTCAAGGCGTCGAAAATAGCGTCACCACGGGCTTTTCAGCGCATATTCTAATACAGGCGCAGGCCCTGTACTTTGTGCTTGTATGGAAAGACACTGTCGGAGTATACTAGACAAGGATTATGCATGTTAAGGTAATTATCTGAACTTATAAAGGGGTGTTTACGAATATGGAAGGCGACCCGAGGCCTGCGGGCAACCGCATTGATAACCGGTATGTTGGAACGTCAGTTTGTCCGCTTACGCTTACCCGACCTTATTCGTACAACCGCCCCGTTCATACTTGGCGGCGCGGCGAATAACGGTCCGTATAGCGTATTCGCACATGCTTCCCTCCTCATGCCGGCATCCGGGAACAATCAGCTAGGCAAGAGAGGAGGAGCGCGGATGAAAATCCGTCACGTGACGCAAGGTATTTTCAAAACGATCGACGACGTAGCAACGGCAACGATTCCGCCCGCGGAGGGCTTTTATTGGATCGATGCGGACGTAGACGATCTTAAGGTGCTGCAGCCGTTATTCTCGCTTCACGAACTGGCAGTGGAAGACTGTCTGAGCGAAGAGGAGCAGCGGCCGAAGATCGAAATTCACGAAGGCCATTATTTCTTAGTTATCAACAGCATCCGTTTCGACGATGAAGAAATTTTCCTGCGCGCCTTGAATATTTTTCTGGGACGCCATTATATCATTACGGTTACGAAGCAGAAAATCAACGAGCTGCGCACGCTGAAGCCGATTCTTCTGGAGGATCAGGTCAGCAGGCCGGATGACTTCCTTTACCATCTGGTCGATATCGTCGTGGACAATTACTTCCTCGTCGGCGACCGAATCGAGGTTCGCATCGAGAGCCTGGAAGAAGCCATTCTCATGCACACGAAGAAATCGCATCTGAACGAGATCATCGGTCTGCGAAGCGAAATTCTGTGGCTGAAGAAAGTGCTCGGCCCGCAAAAGGAATTGATCGCAACGCTCAACAAGAAGGATCTCAAGCTGATTGACGACCAGCTGCAGAAGTACTTCAGCGATATCTACGAGAATGCCGTGAAAATCGCCGAGACATTCGATACGTACCGCGATCTGATGGGCAACTTACGAG
It encodes:
- a CDS encoding methyl-accepting chemotaxis protein gives rise to the protein MATLQRLWGRSTSGKPTETEEDGVFSQLINESMVISDQLTAAVEEVNQAVGQLTDIADQSVITESGLRDCSGRAMERIGETFSTLQEVASSADQISAAAQQLDAESKETKAIVLDVCRSLTNTDQVMNDLRQHNAEMDRNIRELIEQTSKINEINDFIQEIVAQTSLLALNASIEAAHAGEYGRGFAVVAQQIKKLAEQSHEAVRRSSGLVEGIEQGVRQVVASVDAEKAAVDQGVAEMAQTKNRMDVIFTRIDEVDKLVSKSNEASKRQTKSMSHTTDMLKDVVEAVNQTLESVDRTLIYTQKQRHQVHKLDRVSSNLDKSASALTTAIAQVGGSHLTKDIQFDAAEIVAKLNRLAAGEAISDLDETTHRGALTAFLHSLPEIEAVWSNRDDGSFIFSQPEAGLLNAKGREWWRGAMQGRPFTSAAYISAITKKPCVTVSVPIRSKDGQLIGVMGADIGVK
- a CDS encoding RNA polymerase sigma factor, translated to MNVDQDRIGDSSNRKPLKFDMLEDKLLQLYNEMIAVALSKVYNKSDALDAVQEAWVRILTHRESLREEDKFHSWAKVITANAARTINKQSERILPSGDRDLSDDRPSSRDEREILLEIRDLLESLDPRTSALLLYKFYYGYKDQEIAAAWNVPVGTIKARIHRTKRRLQQWMPN
- a CDS encoding 3D domain-containing protein; this translates as MTTSFLSLHRILLACAAALLLFGQALYAECKAAGMKDVKSQNHKEPSEIGMPAMSSIKAKNLHHMQVVATGYTAGVESTGKKPGHPQYGITYSGVKVRRDFVSTIAADPKVFPIGTVLYVPGYGYGIVADTGSAIKGRKIDLYFETRKQVFKQWGKRKVTVYVLKRGNGKLTEARVTELNEAVTAEKTLPRSLLES
- the thrS gene encoding threonine--tRNA ligase, translating into MAIQVKLPDGAVREYEQGTTIEEVAGSISTGLRKNAIAGKVDGKVVDIYTPLEGDAALEIVTLDSADGLEVYRHSTAHLMAQAIKRLYPERNVKLGIGPVIEDGFYYDIDMDETLTAEDLEKIEKEMERIVKEDLPIRRRVVGRDEAIAIFTEINDPLKLELIRDLPENVQLTIYDQGEFFDLCRGPHLPSTGRIKAFKLLSIAGAYWRGDSKNKMLQRIYGTAFPKKAQLDEHLHFLEEAKKRDHRKLGKELKMFTFSREVGQGLPLWLPNGARVRRTMERYIVDLEERLGYQHVYTPVLANVELYKTSGHWEHYSEDMFPKMIMDNEELVLRPMNCPHHMMVFKSEMRSYRDLPVRVAELGTMHRYEMSGALTGLHRVRAMTLNDAHIFARPDQIKEEFSRVINLIRQVYEDFGIKEYRFRLSYRDPQDTEKYFPNDEMWEMSQRMLREVVEELGLPFFEAEGEAAFYGPKLDVQIKTALGKEETLSTAQLDFLLPERFELEYVGDDGKKHRPVVIHRGIISTMERMTAFLLENFAGALPLWLSPIQAKIIPVSTAYEGYARDLEEKLQLAGIRVESDLRNEKLGYKIREAQLEKAPYMLVVGENEAQSESVSVRKRGEGDIGSMPVAELIALLQDEIATKRI
- the ytxC gene encoding putative sporulation protein YtxC, which translates into the protein MELFTVSLHSASHEAIDRLHRYLSEEFVDLHSDDNGSPAGFLRPDYEGMAIQCRADLPHFQLEKDGPPIYRKAAGAFARYVMNELEPMLLKAIIRKQFHYEDAAEIEALSRYCHNILYGTAAIATQEEDNAADMRLSDLERRLGKVADELETFIASNTRLHLDGFVSFRLATYWQELKDVVAYAVDEYVMDKQYQEFISLLKYFVRMQEVKLPIVHVLHKGGSDFVLYDHQFQLLDTVPADRIVAEMLESEMNMEDMIVSTLITVSPQQIVIHTRQPELPVMRTLETIFEQRVRLCSSCSQCSFLFEESDKPLAATAEASAEIRIRNVIP
- the mqnC gene encoding cyclic dehypoxanthinyl futalosine synthase, whose product is MANIDRILDKALQGERIGLEDCVTLFESDEIEKMGHVANQLMIRKHPEPITTFVVGRNINYTNVCDVYCRFCAFYRAPGSKEGYVLSDDTILKKIQETIDVGGTEILMQGGVNPDLPFSYYLDILRKIKQHFPDITMHSFSPAEIQKMVTISGLSLEQVLRELNQAGLDSLPGGGGEILDDRTRRKISRLKGSWTDWMDVMRTGHRIGMNATATMVIGFGEEMEERALHLLRVREAQDDCIANGYDSKGFLAFIPWTFQPENTNMKREKATPEEYLKTLAISRITLDNIDNFQSSWVTMGPEIGKLTLSYGCNDFGSTMIEENVVSAAGTTHKVNIGSTLRIIREAGKIPAQRNTKYDILKVYEESEQAQNDFIMQN